In bacterium, the DNA window GCGGCGGCCATAGGGGGGCGGGTGAAAGAGTTGCCCGAGCCCGAGCCGGCCAAAAAAGAGAAAAAGGGTTTCAATTTCGGCTGGTGGTTGATAAAGAACGTCTGGTCGGTCCTCGCCCTCTTCGTTTTGGCGGCGTTCGTCGCCTGGCTCCGGCCCGTTATGTTGACGGCCATACCGGATAACATCCGCGCCCGCCCCGTGGCGTCGCTCCTGCTGGGTTTAGCCGTTTTGGTCGGCGCGCCGGTGGCGGCCTTGGTACTCGCGATTACGCTGGTGGGCATCCCCTCCGCCCTGGTGTTGGCGGCGTTCTATCTGATGGCGCTGTACGCGGCGTACGTGTTCGCGGGCGTCTTCCTGGGGCGGTTGATAACGGCGCGGTTGTTCAAGGGGCGGGAGACGCCGGCGCTCTTCGCGGCGTTGGCGGGTATCGTGATATTGGTTCTGGCGGGCAACATCCCGTACTTCAAGGTATTGCTCGCCCTCGCGGTGTGGGTGTTTGCGTTGGGCGGCGCCGCGATCTACGCGTGGGAGATGCGCAAGACGCGGCCGCAACGTTAGCGGATGACGGTGAAACCGCGGACGGCGGTAGGCTGGCTCGAGTTCCTGCCCGGGAGGTTGGAGCAGACGTTGCTGGGTTACGACGTGTCCCGGGACCAGATAACGATACTCTGTGACGCCGCGGTGCGCGAGAAGTTCTACGCCGTCGTAGTCAACCCCACGCACGTTCGCTTCGCCGCGGAGCGCCTGGCCGACGTGCCGGTGAAGACGGTGACGGTCGTCGGTTTCCCCATGGGGGCCAATACCAAGGCGGTGAAGGTCTTCGAGACGCGCGACGCGTTGGCGCGCGGCGCGGACGAATTTGACCTGGTCATAAACGTTTCGGCGTTGACGCACGGTTATTACGAGTTCGTCTGCGGCGAGATCCGGGACGTCGTGGCCGCGGCCGACGGCCGCCCGGTCAAGGCCATAATCGAGTGCGGCGCGCTTACGGCCAACCAGAAGGTGGTCGCCTGCGACCTCGTGTGCCGGGCGGGCGCGCATTTCGTCAAGACCTCCACCGGCTACGGCCCGGGCGGCGCGACGGAAGAGGACGTGCGGCTTTTGCGGAAGGTGGTCGGCGACGCCGTCGGCATCAAGGCCTCCGGCGGGATACGGTCGTACGAGCGCGCGCTCAACCTCATGTCGGCGGGCGCGGACCGCGTCGGTACCTCGAGCGGCGTCGTCATTATGGAGGGGTTGCGCTACGCGGTGAAGGCGGGCCGTCTGGGCGACGCCGTCGCGGCGAGATAGCAGCAGCGCGGCGCCCCCTCGGCAACTTATCTGAGGTGAATTCCTTTACATTAGGGGAAGTGTTCCGTCGGCTTCGACCGGGGGTCGGTACGGCGGCTTTTTAATAAATTACCCGGGCCGCTCTTCGGTGCGGCCGGTTTGACGTTATGAAGAGGAGAAGTTTTCTCGAGGTAACGGGCGCCGCCGGCGTATGGCTCGCCGCGGGCGGCCTGGGCGGCGTCGTGGCGTCGTGCGGCGAGCGGGGCGTGGAGCGGCGCGCCGCCCGGCGCGTGGTGGTGTTGGGCGTCGGCGGCATGGACGCCGGCGTACTCGAGCGTATGATCGCCGAGGGCAAGCTGCCCAACCTCGCGGCGTTGGCCCGGAGCGGTACGTTCGCGACCCTTCGCACCACGACGCCCGCCGAAAGCTCCGTGGCGTGGGCGGCGTTCGCTACCGGCGCCCGGCCGGGCAGAAACGGTATCTTCGGCCGGTTCGGCCGGGACCCGGATACGTATCGCACCGTCGCGGCGGACGTCTCGTGTGAACCCGGGAGGCACCTCGGCGATTGGCCCGTCGGCGGGCCCCGCTGCCGCTCAAACCTGAGCGGCGAACCTTTCTGGCGGTACGCCGCGCGCGAGGGCATCGCGACGGCGGCCTTATGGGCCCCGGCCGACTTGCCGCCCGAGGAGGTGGAGGGCGGCGCGTTTATAGCGGGCGGCGACGTCCCCGACGCGAGCCTGGGCGCGTATAATTATCATTTCTTCGCCACCGACAAGTACTTCGCCGAACGCGATACCGCCGCCGGCGGGATATGGAGAAAGATAGCAAGGCGGGACGGCGTCGGCCGGGTGACGCTGGAGCCGCCGGCGTGTTTGGCGGGCCGCGAGCTCGAGATAACGCTCGAGCCGGAGACCGAGCTATATTTAAATATTTCCGTCGCGGGGCGGAAGCAGCGCGTGAGGACCCGCACTTACAGCCATTACTTCGCGTTCCCTTTCGGGCGGGGGGTCTTGGGCCGCGGCCGCGTTATGGGCAGGTTCTTCGTGGTTTCGTCCGCGCCCGAAATACGCGTGTGGTTGTCGCCGCTCGAGGTGGACCCGCGTAGGCCGCTCTTCGACGTGGCGGCGCCATCCCGCTTCGGCGAGGAGCTCGCGGCGGACGGGCCGTTCAGCACCCGCGGCCGGCCGCTCGACCTCGGCGCGCTGCACGACGGCGTCATCGGCCGGGGGCCGTTCGTGGGGCAATACTGCTACCAAACCGAAGAAAAGAGGCGCCTGGGTTTCTGGGCGTGGCAGCGTTATAGGCCGGACCTCTTCCTCCTCTTCGATTACGGCCTGGACGAAATCGCGCAGGTGTTTTGGCGTCATTACGACCCCTCGCACCCGGCCTACGACGCCGAGAAGTTCTTCACGTACGGCGAGGCCTTCGAGCTCGCGTACCGCTACGTCGATGAGGCGCTGGGGAAATTTATAAAGGGAGCGGCCGGCGACGACGTCGCGTTCTTCGTCGTCTCGGCGCACGGCAACCGGCCTTTTCGGCGGGCATTTTGCCCGAGTCGGTGGCTGCTCGAGAACGGTTATTTGGGACTTGCCCCCGGGGCAAAGCCCTGGGGCGTCGACGTGCCCACGCCGGAGGCCGCGCTCCGCCGGGGCCGGTACCGACCCGCGGTGGCGTGGGAGCGGACGCGCGCGTACGCCCAGGGATACGGCCAGATTTATCTGAACGTCAAGGGCCGCGAGAAGCGGGGGGCCGTCTCCCGCGGCGACGCGGAGGGTTTGAAGGCCGAGCTTCGGACCCGCCTCTTGGCCGTACGGGACGGCGCCCGAAAGGCCGTGGTCGCGGTGGGCGACGGCGACGAACTCTTCGCCGGGCCGCGGCGTTTTTGCGCGCCCGACCTCGTCGTCTCGTTGGCGGACGGTTACGGCGTCTCGTGGGAATCCGTACTGGGGGGCTTCGCCGACGCGGTTTTCGCCGACAACCGCGGCGTCGTTTCCGGCCACCACGCCGCCGTAGGGCCGG includes these proteins:
- the deoC gene encoding deoxyribose-phosphate aldolase — protein: MKPRTAVGWLEFLPGRLEQTLLGYDVSRDQITILCDAAVREKFYAVVVNPTHVRFAAERLADVPVKTVTVVGFPMGANTKAVKVFETRDALARGADEFDLVINVSALTHGYYEFVCGEIRDVVAAADGRPVKAIIECGALTANQKVVACDLVCRAGAHFVKTSTGYGPGGATEEDVRLLRKVVGDAVGIKASGGIRSYERALNLMSAGADRVGTSSGVVIMEGLRYAVKAGRLGDAVAAR
- a CDS encoding alkaline phosphatase family protein; its protein translation is MKRRSFLEVTGAAGVWLAAGGLGGVVASCGERGVERRAARRVVVLGVGGMDAGVLERMIAEGKLPNLAALARSGTFATLRTTTPAESSVAWAAFATGARPGRNGIFGRFGRDPDTYRTVAADVSCEPGRHLGDWPVGGPRCRSNLSGEPFWRYAAREGIATAALWAPADLPPEEVEGGAFIAGGDVPDASLGAYNYHFFATDKYFAERDTAAGGIWRKIARRDGVGRVTLEPPACLAGRELEITLEPETELYLNISVAGRKQRVRTRTYSHYFAFPFGRGVLGRGRVMGRFFVVSSAPEIRVWLSPLEVDPRRPLFDVAAPSRFGEELAADGPFSTRGRPLDLGALHDGVIGRGPFVGQYCYQTEEKRRLGFWAWQRYRPDLFLLFDYGLDEIAQVFWRHYDPSHPAYDAEKFFTYGEAFELAYRYVDEALGKFIKGAAGDDVAFFVVSAHGNRPFRRAFCPSRWLLENGYLGLAPGAKPWGVDVPTPEAALRRGRYRPAVAWERTRAYAQGYGQIYLNVKGREKRGAVSRGDAEGLKAELRTRLLAVRDGARKAVVAVGDGDELFAGPRRFCAPDLVVSLADGYGVSWESVLGGFADAVFADNRGVVSGHHAAVGPDAVPGLIFSNLKLDAAGAAVEDVGPTILRTLGLEPPGGVDGVSMEVRPR